A genomic stretch from Spongiibacter nanhainus includes:
- a CDS encoding metallophosphoesterase: MKLLVLSDLHLEFGPLEVDSGYADVVVLAGDIHLKTRGVEWAKETFPNQPVVMVLGNHEYYGEKYPNLLEKAKIAAQDSNVRVLENESIEINGVRFLGCTLWTDLRLQGDPRMAGYFCQQEMTDFKKIRVAPRYSKLSPVSMTRIHEKSLSWLRTQLQTPFSGKTVVVTHHAPSARSISEAHREELTSAAYASHLDDVVETSSASLWVHGHLHNSSDYTLSNTRVVCNPRGYLPDELNPNFETNYVVEV, encoded by the coding sequence ATGAAACTCCTCGTACTTAGTGACCTACATCTTGAATTTGGTCCGCTTGAGGTCGATTCAGGCTATGCAGATGTCGTCGTGCTGGCTGGTGACATCCATTTAAAAACGCGGGGCGTTGAGTGGGCAAAGGAGACGTTTCCTAATCAACCGGTAGTCATGGTATTAGGAAATCATGAGTACTATGGCGAGAAGTACCCAAACCTACTTGAAAAGGCGAAAATCGCCGCACAAGACTCAAACGTTCGCGTACTTGAAAACGAATCCATAGAAATCAATGGGGTACGCTTCCTTGGCTGCACACTATGGACGGACCTTCGCCTACAAGGAGATCCTCGAATGGCTGGGTATTTCTGTCAGCAGGAAATGACCGATTTTAAAAAAATTCGTGTCGCTCCCCGCTATTCTAAACTTAGCCCTGTTTCCATGACTCGCATCCACGAAAAATCCCTCTCTTGGTTGCGGACGCAACTCCAAACTCCCTTTTCTGGGAAAACGGTAGTGGTCACTCATCACGCGCCGTCGGCTAGGTCGATCTCTGAGGCACACCGCGAAGAACTTACGTCAGCTGCTTACGCGAGTCATTTAGACGACGTCGTGGAAACTTCATCTGCGTCACTCTGGGTACACGGTCACCTCCACAACAGCAGTGATTACACACTGAGTAATACACGAGTAGTTTGCAATCCGCGTGGCTATTTACCCGATGAGCTCAATCCAAATTTTGAGACGAACTATGTTGTGGAGGTGTAA
- a CDS encoding DUF1778 domain-containing protein, with protein sequence MTTEYRLVVSLPSDVHQLVLAAAELSGTTIDQFVLDAVVSKAHAVTRHSTKIELTMESANEILSALDSEPSPPAALKDAARRFKAAGLSATLDLDSEDDK encoded by the coding sequence ATGACAACGGAGTATAGGTTGGTTGTGAGCCTGCCCTCAGATGTACACCAATTGGTCCTTGCTGCAGCTGAGCTATCGGGTACAACAATTGATCAGTTTGTCTTGGATGCCGTTGTTTCAAAGGCGCACGCAGTGACACGGCACTCGACAAAGATCGAACTGACAATGGAGAGTGCAAACGAGATACTCAGCGCTTTAGATAGCGAACCCAGCCCTCCGGCCGCCTTGAAAGATGCAGCTCGACGATTTAAGGCTGCGGGACTCAGCGCCACTCTAGATTTAGATAGTGAAGACGATAAATAA
- a CDS encoding helix-turn-helix domain-containing protein yields the protein MTDQIQVGARISAIRGQSMQTQKSFSDSVGISLRALQNYEKGDRKIPADLLITICRTYDVDPYWVMEGPGTIPRKSRVGSIDTDILVKSEKLIRKLLKTTGQQIEERQRIELVAEAYQNYLNELMPREGAPASSSDGREVM from the coding sequence ATGACAGATCAAATTCAGGTCGGCGCGCGAATCTCAGCGATTCGTGGGCAGTCTATGCAGACGCAAAAATCGTTTTCTGATTCTGTGGGTATCTCGCTACGGGCCCTCCAGAACTATGAGAAGGGGGACCGCAAAATACCGGCCGACCTGCTGATCACGATTTGTCGGACGTATGACGTCGATCCATACTGGGTGATGGAAGGCCCGGGAACCATTCCCCGGAAATCTCGTGTTGGTTCGATTGATACTGATATTCTTGTGAAGTCTGAGAAATTAATCAGAAAATTGTTGAAAACGACCGGCCAACAGATTGAAGAGAGGCAGAGAATCGAGCTCGTGGCAGAAGCGTATCAGAATTATTTGAATGAGCTGATGCCTAGAGAGGGGGCGCCAGCCTCGAGTTCAGATGGGCGGGAGGTTATGTGA